The Odocoileus virginianus isolate 20LAN1187 ecotype Illinois chromosome 12, Ovbor_1.2, whole genome shotgun sequence genome has a segment encoding these proteins:
- the MORC2 gene encoding ATPase MORC2 isoform X7 — protein MAFTNYSSLNRAQLTFEYLHTNSTTHEFLFGALAELVDNARDADATRIDIYAERREDLRGGFMLCFLDDGAGMDPSDAASVIQFGKSAKRTPESTQIGQYGNGLKSGSMRIGKDFILFTKKEDTMTCLFLSRTFHEEEGIDEVIVPLPTWNARNREPVTDNVEKFAIETELIYKYSPFRNEEEVMTQFMKIPGDSGTLVIIFNLKLMDNGEPELDIISNPRDIQMAETSPEGTKPERRSFRAYAAVLYIDPRMRIFIHGHKVQTKRLSCCLYKPRMYKYTSSRFKTRAEQEVKKAEHVARIAEEKAREAESKARTLEVRLGGDLTRDSRVMLRQVQNTAITLRREADVKKRIKEAKQRALKEPKELNFVFGVNIEHRDLDGMFIYNCSRLIKMYEKVGPQLEGGMACGGVVGVVDVPYLVLEPTHNKQDFADAKEYRHLLRAMGEHLAQYWKDIAIAQRGIIKFWDEFGYLSANWNQPPSSELRYKRRRSMEIPTTIQCDLCLKWRTLPFQLNSVERDYPDTWVCSMNPDPEQDRCEASEQKQKLPLGALRKDPKTQEERQKQLTQKIRQQQEKLEALQKTTPIRSQADLKKLPLEVTTRPSSEEPARRPQRPRSPPLPAVIKNAPSRPPSLQAPRPASQPRKAPVISSTPKPAAPAAREVASTSRLLQPPEAPRKPANTPVRPASWPSPPVQPPLPSPQPNSRSPREVPSPRALKTPVVKKPELPAKLSPQATPGRKRSLGVSDEEETEEEAEKRKERSKRGKFAVKEEKKDLNELSDSSGEEDSADLKSAQKDKGLHVEVRVNREWYTGRVTAVEVGKNAVRWKVKFDYVPTDTTPRDRWVERGSEDVRLMKPPSPEHQSPDTRQEGREEVVAAVAAVAPAGDSVAQQAAATAEPSTSDCIPIEPDTTAPSTNHETIDLLVQILRNCLRYFLPPSFPISKKELSAMNSDELISFPLKEYFRQYEVGLQNLCHSYQSRADSRAKASEESLRTSERKLRETEEKLQKLRTNIVALLQKEGPRLESRTPLRRFPVIWDIDINTDDELDAYIEDLITKGD, from the exons AACCACTCATGAATTCTTGTTTGGTGCTCTTGCTGAACTAGTTGATAATGCAAG AGATGCTGATGCCACGAGAATTGATATTTATGCAG AAAGGCGGGAGGACCTTCGAGGAGGATTTATGCTCTGTTTTTTGGATGATGGAGCGGGAATGGATCCAA GTGATGCTGCCAGCGTGATCCAGTTTGGGAAGTCGGCCAAGCGAACGCCTGAGTCCACCCAGATTGGGCAGTACGGGAACGGGTTAAAGTC GGGCTCGATGCGCATCGGGAAGGATTTCATCCTCTTCACCAAGAAGGAAGACACCATGACCTGCCTCTTCCTGTCACGCACCTTTCATGAGGAGGAGGGCATTGATGAG GTGATAGTCCCATTGCCCACTTGGAATGCTCGAAACCGGGAACCTGTCACAGATAACGTGGAGAAGTTTGCCATCGAGACAGAGCTCATCTACAAATATTCTCCCTTCCGCAATGAAGAGGAGGTGATGACTCAGTTCATGAAGATTCCTGGGGACAGCG GAACGCTGGTAATCATCTTCAACCTCAAACTCATGGATAACGGAGAGCCAGAGCTGGACATAATCTCAAATCCAAGGGATATCCAGATGGCAGAGACTTCCCCAGAGGGCAC CAAGCCAGAGCGCCGCTCCTTCCGTGCCTACGCTGCTGTGCTCTACATTGATCCCCGGATGCGGATCTTCATCCATGGGCACAAGGTGCAGACCAAGAGGCTCTCCTGCTGCCTGTACAAGCCCAG GATGTACAAGTACACATCAAGCCGCTTCAAGACCCGCGCGGAGCAGgaggtgaagaaagctgagcacgtgGCGAGGATTG CTGAAGAGAAGGCACGGGAGGCAGAGAGCAAAGCTCGGACGTTGGAAGTGCGCCTGGGCGGGGATCTCACGCGGGACTCCAGG GTGATGTTGCGACAGGTCCAGAACACAGCCATTACTCTGCGCCGGGAAGCCGACGTCAAGAAGCGGATCAAGGAGGCTAAGCAGCG AGCACTTAAAGAACCTAAGGAACTGAACTTTGTTTTCGGGGTCAATATCGAACACCGGGACCTGGATGGAATGTTCATCTACAACTGTAGCCGCCTGATCAAGATGTATGAGAAAGTGGGCCCACAGCTGGAAGGTGGCAT GGCGTGTGGTGGGGTTGTTGGGGTCGTCGATGTGCCCTACCTGGTCCTGGAGCCCACACACAACAAGCAGGACTTTGCGGACGCCAAGGAGTACCGGCACCTGCTGCGGGCCATGGGGGAGCACCTGGCACAGTACTGGAAGGACATCGCCATTG CCCAGCGGGGAATCATCAAGTTCTGGGATGAGTTTGGCTACCTCTCTGCCAACTGGAACCAACCCCCATCCAGTGAGCTGCGCTACAAGCGGCGGCGATCCATGGAGATCCCAACCACCATCCAGTGTG ATCTGTGTCTGAAGTGGCGGACACTCCCCTTTCAGCTGAATTCTGTGGAGAGGGATTACCCTGACACTTGGGTTTGCTCCATGAACCCTGATCCTGAGCAGGACCG GTGCGAGGCCTCTGAGCAGAAGCAGAAGCTCCCCCTGGGGGCACTGAGAAAAGACCCGAAGACACAGGAGGAGCGGCAGAAGCAGCTGACGCAGAAAATCCGCCAGCAGCAGGAGAAGCTGGAGGCCCTGCAG AAAACCACACCCATTCGCTCCCAGGCTGACCTGAAGAAACTGCCCTTGGAAGTGACCACCAGACCTTCCTCTGAG GAACCTGCACGTAGACCTCAGCGTCCTCGGTCGCCTCCTTTACCCGCTGTGATCAAGAATGCCCCGAGCAGACCCCCTTCCCTTCAAGCTCCcaggccagccagccagcccagAAAGGCTCCTGTCATCAGTAGCACCCCAAAGCCTGCTGCCCCGGCCGCCCGGGAGGTGGCCAGCACTTCCCGGCTACTCCAGCCTCCCGAGGCACCCCGGAAGCCTGCCAACACTCCAGTTAGGCCTGCGTCCTGGCCCAGCCCACCGGTGCAGCCACCGTTGCCATCTCCCCAGCCCAACTCCAGGAGCCCTCGGGAGGTCCCTTCCCCCCGAGCCCTGAAGACTCCAGTGGTCAAGAAGCCAGAGCTGCCCGCTAAACTCTCCCCG CAGGCCACTCCTGGTCGGAAGCGGAGCCTCGGGGTCTCTGATGaggaagaaacagaggaagaggctgagaagaggaaggagaggtcCAAGAGGGGCAAGTTTgctgtgaaggaggagaagaaggaccTGAATGAG CTCTCAGACAGCTCTGGGGAAGAGGACTCGGCTGACCTCAAGAGTGCTCAGAAAG ATAAAGGGCTGCACGTGGAGGTGCGTGTGAATAGGGAGTGGTACACAGGCCGTGTCACAGCTGTGGAGGTGGGCAAGAATGCGGTGCGGTGGAAGGTGAAATTTGACTATGTGCCCACGGACACAACACCAAGAGACCGCTG GGTGGAGAGAGGCAGCGAGGACGTGCGGTTGATGAAGCCCCCGTCCCCAGAGCATCAGAGCCCGGACACACGTCAGGAGGGCAGGGAAGAGGTggtggcggcggtggcggcggtgGCCCCGGCAGGGGACTCGGTGGCCCAGCAGGCTGCAGCCACGGCAGAGCCCTCCACCTCAGACTGCATCCCCATCGAACCTGACACCACCGCCCCCAGCACCAACCACGAGACCATTGACCTCCTCGTCCAGATTCTTCG GAATTGTCTACGGTACTTCCTGCCTCCAAGTTTCCCCATCTCTAAGAAGGAGCTGAGTGCTATGAATTCAGATGAGCTGATATCGTTTCCTCTG AAAGAGTACTTCAGGCAGTATGAGGTCGGGCTGCAGAACCTGTGCCACTCCTACCAGAGCCGCGCCGACTCGCGGGCCAAGGCTTCTGAGGAGAGCCTGCGCACCTCCGAGAGAAAGCTGCGTGAGACGGAGGAGAAGCTGCAGAAGCTGAGGACCAACATCGTGGCACTCCTGCAAAAG GAGGGGCCGAGGTTAGAGTCCAGGACTCCACTGAGGAGGTTCCCAGTTATCTGG GACATAGACATTAACACAGACGACGAGCTGGATGCCTACATCGAGGACCTGATCACCAAGGGGGACTAG
- the MORC2 gene encoding ATPase MORC2 isoform X13 — protein MAFTNYSSLNRAQLTFEYLHTNSTTHEFLFGALAELVDNARDADATRIDIYAERREDLRGGFMLCFLDDGAGMDPSDAASVIQFGKSAKRTPESTQIGQYGNGLKSGSMRIGKDFILFTKKEDTMTCLFLSRTFHEEEGIDEVIVPLPTWNARNREPVTDNVEKFAIETELIYKYSPFRNEEEVMTQFMKIPGDSGTLVIIFNLKLMDNGEPELDIISNPRDIQMAETSPEGTKPERRSFRAYAAVLYIDPRMRIFIHGHKVQTKRLSCCLYKPRMYKYTSSRFKTRAEQEVKKAEHVARIAEEKAREAESKARTLEVRLGGDLTRDSRVMLRQVQNTAITLRREADVKKRIKEAKQRALKEPKELNFVFGVNIEHRDLDGMFIYNCSRLIKMYEKVGPQLEGGMACGGVVGVVDVPYLVLEPTHNKQDFADAKEYRHLLRAMGEHLAQYWKDIAIAQRGIIKFWDEFGYLSANWNQPPSSELRYKRRRSMEIPTTIQCDLCLKWRTLPFQLNSVERDYPDTWVCSMNPDPEQDRCEASEQKQKLPLGALRKDPKTQEERQKQLTQKIRQQQEKLEALQKTTPIRSQADLKKLPLEVTTRPSSEEPARRPQRPRSPPLPAVIKNAPSRPPSLQAPRPASQPRKAPVISSTPKPAAPAAREVASTSRLLQPPEAPRKPANTPVRPASWPSPPVQPPLPSPQPNSRSPREVPSPRALKTPVVKKPELPAKLSPATPGRKRSLGVSDEEETEEEAEKRKERSKRGKFAVKEEKKDLNELSDSSGEEDSADLKSAQKDKGLHVEVRVNREWYTGRVTAVEVGKNAVRWKVKFDYVPTDTTPRDRWVERGSEDVRLMKPPSPEHQSPDTRQEGREEVVAAVAAVAPAGDSVAQQAAATAEPSTSDCIPIEPDTTAPSTNHETIDLLVQILRNCLRYFLPPSFPISKKELSAMNSDELISFPLKEYFRQYEVGLQNLCHSYQSRADSRAKASEESLRTSERKLRETEEKLQKLRTNIVALLQKDIDINTDDELDAYIEDLITKGD, from the exons AACCACTCATGAATTCTTGTTTGGTGCTCTTGCTGAACTAGTTGATAATGCAAG AGATGCTGATGCCACGAGAATTGATATTTATGCAG AAAGGCGGGAGGACCTTCGAGGAGGATTTATGCTCTGTTTTTTGGATGATGGAGCGGGAATGGATCCAA GTGATGCTGCCAGCGTGATCCAGTTTGGGAAGTCGGCCAAGCGAACGCCTGAGTCCACCCAGATTGGGCAGTACGGGAACGGGTTAAAGTC GGGCTCGATGCGCATCGGGAAGGATTTCATCCTCTTCACCAAGAAGGAAGACACCATGACCTGCCTCTTCCTGTCACGCACCTTTCATGAGGAGGAGGGCATTGATGAG GTGATAGTCCCATTGCCCACTTGGAATGCTCGAAACCGGGAACCTGTCACAGATAACGTGGAGAAGTTTGCCATCGAGACAGAGCTCATCTACAAATATTCTCCCTTCCGCAATGAAGAGGAGGTGATGACTCAGTTCATGAAGATTCCTGGGGACAGCG GAACGCTGGTAATCATCTTCAACCTCAAACTCATGGATAACGGAGAGCCAGAGCTGGACATAATCTCAAATCCAAGGGATATCCAGATGGCAGAGACTTCCCCAGAGGGCAC CAAGCCAGAGCGCCGCTCCTTCCGTGCCTACGCTGCTGTGCTCTACATTGATCCCCGGATGCGGATCTTCATCCATGGGCACAAGGTGCAGACCAAGAGGCTCTCCTGCTGCCTGTACAAGCCCAG GATGTACAAGTACACATCAAGCCGCTTCAAGACCCGCGCGGAGCAGgaggtgaagaaagctgagcacgtgGCGAGGATTG CTGAAGAGAAGGCACGGGAGGCAGAGAGCAAAGCTCGGACGTTGGAAGTGCGCCTGGGCGGGGATCTCACGCGGGACTCCAGG GTGATGTTGCGACAGGTCCAGAACACAGCCATTACTCTGCGCCGGGAAGCCGACGTCAAGAAGCGGATCAAGGAGGCTAAGCAGCG AGCACTTAAAGAACCTAAGGAACTGAACTTTGTTTTCGGGGTCAATATCGAACACCGGGACCTGGATGGAATGTTCATCTACAACTGTAGCCGCCTGATCAAGATGTATGAGAAAGTGGGCCCACAGCTGGAAGGTGGCAT GGCGTGTGGTGGGGTTGTTGGGGTCGTCGATGTGCCCTACCTGGTCCTGGAGCCCACACACAACAAGCAGGACTTTGCGGACGCCAAGGAGTACCGGCACCTGCTGCGGGCCATGGGGGAGCACCTGGCACAGTACTGGAAGGACATCGCCATTG CCCAGCGGGGAATCATCAAGTTCTGGGATGAGTTTGGCTACCTCTCTGCCAACTGGAACCAACCCCCATCCAGTGAGCTGCGCTACAAGCGGCGGCGATCCATGGAGATCCCAACCACCATCCAGTGTG ATCTGTGTCTGAAGTGGCGGACACTCCCCTTTCAGCTGAATTCTGTGGAGAGGGATTACCCTGACACTTGGGTTTGCTCCATGAACCCTGATCCTGAGCAGGACCG GTGCGAGGCCTCTGAGCAGAAGCAGAAGCTCCCCCTGGGGGCACTGAGAAAAGACCCGAAGACACAGGAGGAGCGGCAGAAGCAGCTGACGCAGAAAATCCGCCAGCAGCAGGAGAAGCTGGAGGCCCTGCAG AAAACCACACCCATTCGCTCCCAGGCTGACCTGAAGAAACTGCCCTTGGAAGTGACCACCAGACCTTCCTCTGAG GAACCTGCACGTAGACCTCAGCGTCCTCGGTCGCCTCCTTTACCCGCTGTGATCAAGAATGCCCCGAGCAGACCCCCTTCCCTTCAAGCTCCcaggccagccagccagcccagAAAGGCTCCTGTCATCAGTAGCACCCCAAAGCCTGCTGCCCCGGCCGCCCGGGAGGTGGCCAGCACTTCCCGGCTACTCCAGCCTCCCGAGGCACCCCGGAAGCCTGCCAACACTCCAGTTAGGCCTGCGTCCTGGCCCAGCCCACCGGTGCAGCCACCGTTGCCATCTCCCCAGCCCAACTCCAGGAGCCCTCGGGAGGTCCCTTCCCCCCGAGCCCTGAAGACTCCAGTGGTCAAGAAGCCAGAGCTGCCCGCTAAACTCTCCCCG GCCACTCCTGGTCGGAAGCGGAGCCTCGGGGTCTCTGATGaggaagaaacagaggaagaggctgagaagaggaaggagaggtcCAAGAGGGGCAAGTTTgctgtgaaggaggagaagaaggaccTGAATGAG CTCTCAGACAGCTCTGGGGAAGAGGACTCGGCTGACCTCAAGAGTGCTCAGAAAG ATAAAGGGCTGCACGTGGAGGTGCGTGTGAATAGGGAGTGGTACACAGGCCGTGTCACAGCTGTGGAGGTGGGCAAGAATGCGGTGCGGTGGAAGGTGAAATTTGACTATGTGCCCACGGACACAACACCAAGAGACCGCTG GGTGGAGAGAGGCAGCGAGGACGTGCGGTTGATGAAGCCCCCGTCCCCAGAGCATCAGAGCCCGGACACACGTCAGGAGGGCAGGGAAGAGGTggtggcggcggtggcggcggtgGCCCCGGCAGGGGACTCGGTGGCCCAGCAGGCTGCAGCCACGGCAGAGCCCTCCACCTCAGACTGCATCCCCATCGAACCTGACACCACCGCCCCCAGCACCAACCACGAGACCATTGACCTCCTCGTCCAGATTCTTCG GAATTGTCTACGGTACTTCCTGCCTCCAAGTTTCCCCATCTCTAAGAAGGAGCTGAGTGCTATGAATTCAGATGAGCTGATATCGTTTCCTCTG AAAGAGTACTTCAGGCAGTATGAGGTCGGGCTGCAGAACCTGTGCCACTCCTACCAGAGCCGCGCCGACTCGCGGGCCAAGGCTTCTGAGGAGAGCCTGCGCACCTCCGAGAGAAAGCTGCGTGAGACGGAGGAGAAGCTGCAGAAGCTGAGGACCAACATCGTGGCACTCCTGCAAAAG GACATAGACATTAACACAGACGACGAGCTGGATGCCTACATCGAGGACCTGATCACCAAGGGGGACTAG
- the MORC2 gene encoding ATPase MORC2 isoform X11 has product MAFTNYSSLNRAQLTFEYLHTNSTTHEFLFGALAELVDNARDADATRIDIYAERREDLRGGFMLCFLDDGAGMDPSDAASVIQFGKSAKRTPESTQIGQYGNGLKSGSMRIGKDFILFTKKEDTMTCLFLSRTFHEEEGIDEVIVPLPTWNARNREPVTDNVEKFAIETELIYKYSPFRNEEEVMTQFMKIPGDSGTLVIIFNLKLMDNGEPELDIISNPRDIQMAETSPEGTKPERRSFRAYAAVLYIDPRMRIFIHGHKVQTKRLSCCLYKPRMYKYTSSRFKTRAEQEVKKAEHVARIAEEKAREAESKARTLEVRLGGDLTRDSRVMLRQVQNTAITLRREADVKKRIKEAKQRALKEPKELNFVFGVNIEHRDLDGMFIYNCSRLIKMYEKVGPQLEGGMACGGVVGVVDVPYLVLEPTHNKQDFADAKEYRHLLRAMGEHLAQYWKDIAIAQRGIIKFWDEFGYLSANWNQPPSSELRYKRRRSMEIPTTIQCDLCLKWRTLPFQLNSVERDYPDTWVCSMNPDPEQDRCEASEQKQKLPLGALRKDPKTQEERQKQLTQKIRQQQEKLEALQKTTPIRSQADLKKLPLEVTTRPSSEEPARRPQRPRSPPLPAVIKNAPSRPPSLQAPRPASQPRKAPVISSTPKPAAPAAREVASTSRLLQPPEAPRKPANTPVRPASWPSPPVQPPLPSPQPNSRSPREVPSPRALKTPVVKKPELPAKLSPATPGRKRSLGVSDEEETEEEAEKRKERSKRGKFAVKEEKKDLNELSDSSGEEDSADLKSAQKDKGLHVEVRVNREWYTGRVTAVEVGKNAVRWKVKFDYVPTDTTPRDRWVERGSEDVRLMKPPSPEHQSPDTRQEGREEVVAAVAAVAPAGDSVAQQAAATAEPSTSDCIPIEPDTTAPSTNHETIDLLVQILRNCLRYFLPPSFPISKKELSAMNSDELISFPLKEYFRQYEVGLQNLCHSYQSRADSRAKASEESLRTSERKLRETEEKLQKLRTNIVALLQKVQEDIDINTDDELDAYIEDLITKGD; this is encoded by the exons AACCACTCATGAATTCTTGTTTGGTGCTCTTGCTGAACTAGTTGATAATGCAAG AGATGCTGATGCCACGAGAATTGATATTTATGCAG AAAGGCGGGAGGACCTTCGAGGAGGATTTATGCTCTGTTTTTTGGATGATGGAGCGGGAATGGATCCAA GTGATGCTGCCAGCGTGATCCAGTTTGGGAAGTCGGCCAAGCGAACGCCTGAGTCCACCCAGATTGGGCAGTACGGGAACGGGTTAAAGTC GGGCTCGATGCGCATCGGGAAGGATTTCATCCTCTTCACCAAGAAGGAAGACACCATGACCTGCCTCTTCCTGTCACGCACCTTTCATGAGGAGGAGGGCATTGATGAG GTGATAGTCCCATTGCCCACTTGGAATGCTCGAAACCGGGAACCTGTCACAGATAACGTGGAGAAGTTTGCCATCGAGACAGAGCTCATCTACAAATATTCTCCCTTCCGCAATGAAGAGGAGGTGATGACTCAGTTCATGAAGATTCCTGGGGACAGCG GAACGCTGGTAATCATCTTCAACCTCAAACTCATGGATAACGGAGAGCCAGAGCTGGACATAATCTCAAATCCAAGGGATATCCAGATGGCAGAGACTTCCCCAGAGGGCAC CAAGCCAGAGCGCCGCTCCTTCCGTGCCTACGCTGCTGTGCTCTACATTGATCCCCGGATGCGGATCTTCATCCATGGGCACAAGGTGCAGACCAAGAGGCTCTCCTGCTGCCTGTACAAGCCCAG GATGTACAAGTACACATCAAGCCGCTTCAAGACCCGCGCGGAGCAGgaggtgaagaaagctgagcacgtgGCGAGGATTG CTGAAGAGAAGGCACGGGAGGCAGAGAGCAAAGCTCGGACGTTGGAAGTGCGCCTGGGCGGGGATCTCACGCGGGACTCCAGG GTGATGTTGCGACAGGTCCAGAACACAGCCATTACTCTGCGCCGGGAAGCCGACGTCAAGAAGCGGATCAAGGAGGCTAAGCAGCG AGCACTTAAAGAACCTAAGGAACTGAACTTTGTTTTCGGGGTCAATATCGAACACCGGGACCTGGATGGAATGTTCATCTACAACTGTAGCCGCCTGATCAAGATGTATGAGAAAGTGGGCCCACAGCTGGAAGGTGGCAT GGCGTGTGGTGGGGTTGTTGGGGTCGTCGATGTGCCCTACCTGGTCCTGGAGCCCACACACAACAAGCAGGACTTTGCGGACGCCAAGGAGTACCGGCACCTGCTGCGGGCCATGGGGGAGCACCTGGCACAGTACTGGAAGGACATCGCCATTG CCCAGCGGGGAATCATCAAGTTCTGGGATGAGTTTGGCTACCTCTCTGCCAACTGGAACCAACCCCCATCCAGTGAGCTGCGCTACAAGCGGCGGCGATCCATGGAGATCCCAACCACCATCCAGTGTG ATCTGTGTCTGAAGTGGCGGACACTCCCCTTTCAGCTGAATTCTGTGGAGAGGGATTACCCTGACACTTGGGTTTGCTCCATGAACCCTGATCCTGAGCAGGACCG GTGCGAGGCCTCTGAGCAGAAGCAGAAGCTCCCCCTGGGGGCACTGAGAAAAGACCCGAAGACACAGGAGGAGCGGCAGAAGCAGCTGACGCAGAAAATCCGCCAGCAGCAGGAGAAGCTGGAGGCCCTGCAG AAAACCACACCCATTCGCTCCCAGGCTGACCTGAAGAAACTGCCCTTGGAAGTGACCACCAGACCTTCCTCTGAG GAACCTGCACGTAGACCTCAGCGTCCTCGGTCGCCTCCTTTACCCGCTGTGATCAAGAATGCCCCGAGCAGACCCCCTTCCCTTCAAGCTCCcaggccagccagccagcccagAAAGGCTCCTGTCATCAGTAGCACCCCAAAGCCTGCTGCCCCGGCCGCCCGGGAGGTGGCCAGCACTTCCCGGCTACTCCAGCCTCCCGAGGCACCCCGGAAGCCTGCCAACACTCCAGTTAGGCCTGCGTCCTGGCCCAGCCCACCGGTGCAGCCACCGTTGCCATCTCCCCAGCCCAACTCCAGGAGCCCTCGGGAGGTCCCTTCCCCCCGAGCCCTGAAGACTCCAGTGGTCAAGAAGCCAGAGCTGCCCGCTAAACTCTCCCCG GCCACTCCTGGTCGGAAGCGGAGCCTCGGGGTCTCTGATGaggaagaaacagaggaagaggctgagaagaggaaggagaggtcCAAGAGGGGCAAGTTTgctgtgaaggaggagaagaaggaccTGAATGAG CTCTCAGACAGCTCTGGGGAAGAGGACTCGGCTGACCTCAAGAGTGCTCAGAAAG ATAAAGGGCTGCACGTGGAGGTGCGTGTGAATAGGGAGTGGTACACAGGCCGTGTCACAGCTGTGGAGGTGGGCAAGAATGCGGTGCGGTGGAAGGTGAAATTTGACTATGTGCCCACGGACACAACACCAAGAGACCGCTG GGTGGAGAGAGGCAGCGAGGACGTGCGGTTGATGAAGCCCCCGTCCCCAGAGCATCAGAGCCCGGACACACGTCAGGAGGGCAGGGAAGAGGTggtggcggcggtggcggcggtgGCCCCGGCAGGGGACTCGGTGGCCCAGCAGGCTGCAGCCACGGCAGAGCCCTCCACCTCAGACTGCATCCCCATCGAACCTGACACCACCGCCCCCAGCACCAACCACGAGACCATTGACCTCCTCGTCCAGATTCTTCG GAATTGTCTACGGTACTTCCTGCCTCCAAGTTTCCCCATCTCTAAGAAGGAGCTGAGTGCTATGAATTCAGATGAGCTGATATCGTTTCCTCTG AAAGAGTACTTCAGGCAGTATGAGGTCGGGCTGCAGAACCTGTGCCACTCCTACCAGAGCCGCGCCGACTCGCGGGCCAAGGCTTCTGAGGAGAGCCTGCGCACCTCCGAGAGAAAGCTGCGTGAGACGGAGGAGAAGCTGCAGAAGCTGAGGACCAACATCGTGGCACTCCTGCAAAAGGTGCAGGAG GACATAGACATTAACACAGACGACGAGCTGGATGCCTACATCGAGGACCTGATCACCAAGGGGGACTAG